A region of Maridesulfovibrio sp. DNA encodes the following proteins:
- a CDS encoding transporter substrate-binding domain-containing protein — translation MVLTRFFIVLLLLFSAQGAFAAEQPDDSLSVVYCEDCAPFEFQNSEGGADGLIMDYWKFWAEASGTNLNFKPAPWKESLRMLREGKADAHAGLFYSKERDEYLQFGVSLCRSDTHIFYHKALPVENNDDISAYRVGVISGDLSEEFMREKQPETILVEYPDFDAMMKDLKNGKLKVFVAETLVGLSYLRENNLISKFHYKPGQPLYRNDWRVAVPEGRKQILDTVNKGMSGLRTEEKRSLNRKWVAAAHGRDPESLTIALDRDYPPFSLLGPNGEPAGLLVDLWRAWSSQTGIPVDFMPDSWTGTIEAVKNGNADIHSGLFMSKEREKYFHFSRPLFGVDTALFFRADRILPGGLDKLGGKKVAVLDGSFQQNYLKQKFPQIEAVPYPDGESLVLAVLQGKADALFHEVLPVRAELESWQMKGVLIKVPETVFSDSIRAGVLKGRLDLEKKIEAGFNAIPYQVYADIEKRWVSDPEELYYSAESNSFKLSADDLKWLDKHPQITIAVMNAWPPLDYANERGEPEGLGVDYIKLLNKRLGEKLKIIAGPFKENLEAVKEKRIDALMDVTPKKDREPFVDFTDPYMVIPHVIVGRTDGPESAAEKDLADKTIALERGFFNVKYFRENYPLALVKEFPDTLAALEAVSQGEADVYVGNRAVAVYLIERNLLTNLEVQGKIKRKGSVLAIGVRKDWPELTSIFNRALKSISRKEEREILKKWTGEGRQRRVDLSRDEQLWLRTSPVIRFSVDPDWLPLERIDPRSKQYEGISADLLRMVADRTGLSLQLVPTEKWSESVELVRNGKTDMLAAASETAERKQFLNFSNPYINLSEVVVVKQDMPFISSVEDLAGMRVGVSAGNAAHKYLEANYPQLNLIPVSGALNGLKMVAKGQADAYVGTLEVLGYLINQNGLYNLKVALQLPITRQLRFALRKQMSPYLLSILNKGISSITERESEAVIRKWISLRVESGINLWMVAKIVLGIGSVAGIILFVVVRANRRLAGEVLMRKEAEQEMLKARDKAEEATRAKSDFLARMSHEIRTPMNAIIGMSHLVLQTELTAKQHDYLTKIRSGANSLLGIINDILDFSKIEAGKMEMENIPFRLDETMDNLANVVAVKAEEKGLEVLFHVCPDVPNYLVGDPLRLGQVLINLANNATKFTDEGDIVISVEKQAETDEHVTLFFSVTDSGIGMTEEQIGRLFKSFSQADGSTTRKYGGTGLGLAICKRIVEMMGGNIRVESRPGQGATFSFTVVLGKGEVVSAGYIPAADLRGLRALVVDDNPTAQTILSEALESMSFKVDTASSGQEGVDILKRASEEGEPYELVLLDWKMPGLDGIETARLIEKKCGHKLPKILMVTAYGREEIMQQAEEAGLEAFLIKPVNQSVLFDTIMGVFGHDVERKTKRALLFSKEPEGLNEIRGAKVLLAEDNEINQQIAVELLEKAGMVVDVVDNGREAVQSVLGNNYDLVFMDIQMPELDGLSATTEIREMGISADELAIVAMTAHAMTGDRDKSLEAGMNDHITKPIDPDLLIATLVKWITPGERQFPDGYVSSTELKERELVESSLPLEGVPGISVKSGLVKVSGNRELYKKLLTQFRAKYLGAVEDIREQLRSGDVETATRTAHTVKGVAANLGADDLSLSAGEVERAFRAGRTEQDDLLMDMSARMDIVAEALDKLLPEPDGNAASGESWQGSFEAEGNFPDVGELQEKLEQFVVLVDENVAQAMELAGELEKMVSGTDMLDSVRKMVQAMDDFETDEARDEARAILDSLGDKQV, via the coding sequence GTTCTACAGCAAAGAACGGGATGAATACCTGCAGTTCGGAGTTTCTTTATGCCGTAGCGATACCCATATTTTTTATCATAAAGCGCTTCCCGTGGAGAATAATGACGATATTTCCGCTTACCGGGTTGGGGTTATTTCAGGTGATCTGTCGGAAGAATTCATGCGCGAAAAGCAGCCGGAAACTATTCTTGTCGAATATCCTGATTTCGATGCCATGATGAAAGACCTCAAAAATGGCAAGTTGAAAGTTTTCGTCGCCGAAACTCTGGTGGGCCTTTCCTACCTTAGAGAAAACAACCTTATTTCAAAGTTCCATTATAAACCCGGACAGCCCCTCTATCGTAATGATTGGCGGGTGGCTGTTCCAGAAGGCCGGAAACAGATTTTAGACACCGTCAATAAAGGTATGAGCGGCCTCAGAACTGAGGAAAAACGGTCTTTAAACCGTAAATGGGTGGCAGCCGCGCATGGACGTGACCCGGAAAGCCTGACCATAGCTCTGGACCGTGATTATCCGCCGTTCTCATTGCTTGGCCCAAATGGAGAACCTGCCGGACTTCTGGTTGATTTGTGGAGGGCGTGGAGTTCGCAAACAGGAATTCCGGTTGATTTCATGCCCGACAGCTGGACCGGGACCATAGAAGCGGTCAAAAACGGCAATGCCGATATTCATTCCGGATTGTTCATGTCAAAGGAGAGGGAGAAATATTTTCATTTTTCAAGGCCCTTATTTGGAGTGGATACTGCCTTGTTTTTCCGCGCTGACCGGATATTGCCCGGCGGACTGGATAAACTGGGCGGGAAAAAGGTAGCTGTGCTGGATGGTTCGTTTCAACAGAATTATCTGAAACAGAAATTCCCGCAGATTGAAGCCGTACCCTACCCGGACGGCGAGAGCCTAGTGCTGGCTGTTTTACAAGGTAAGGCGGATGCCCTTTTTCACGAGGTTCTTCCTGTAAGAGCAGAGTTGGAAAGCTGGCAGATGAAAGGGGTTTTGATCAAAGTACCTGAGACCGTCTTTTCCGATTCTATCAGGGCTGGGGTACTCAAGGGACGTCTCGATCTGGAAAAAAAAATAGAGGCCGGGTTCAATGCGATTCCCTATCAGGTTTATGCTGATATTGAAAAACGCTGGGTCTCTGATCCTGAAGAGCTTTACTATTCAGCGGAGAGCAATTCTTTCAAGTTGAGCGCGGATGATCTGAAATGGCTTGATAAACATCCGCAGATTACAATTGCGGTCATGAATGCGTGGCCTCCGCTTGATTACGCGAACGAACGCGGTGAACCGGAAGGATTGGGTGTTGATTACATAAAGCTGCTCAACAAACGTCTGGGCGAAAAATTGAAGATTATTGCCGGGCCGTTCAAGGAGAATCTTGAAGCGGTCAAGGAAAAGCGCATTGATGCTCTTATGGACGTGACCCCGAAGAAGGACCGTGAACCGTTTGTGGACTTTACAGATCCTTATATGGTTATTCCCCATGTGATTGTGGGACGTACCGATGGTCCTGAATCAGCGGCAGAAAAAGACCTTGCGGATAAGACCATTGCCCTTGAGCGCGGTTTTTTTAATGTAAAATATTTTCGTGAAAACTACCCCCTTGCACTGGTCAAAGAATTCCCGGATACCCTAGCGGCACTGGAGGCTGTGTCCCAGGGAGAGGCTGATGTCTACGTAGGTAACCGTGCCGTGGCCGTTTACCTTATTGAACGTAATCTGCTGACCAATCTGGAAGTGCAGGGAAAAATCAAGAGGAAAGGATCTGTGCTGGCTATCGGGGTCCGTAAGGACTGGCCAGAGCTGACTTCTATTTTTAACCGGGCCTTGAAATCAATAAGCCGGAAAGAAGAACGTGAAATTCTTAAAAAGTGGACCGGGGAAGGCAGGCAACGCCGGGTTGACCTCAGTCGGGATGAACAGCTCTGGCTGCGTACCAGTCCGGTGATCCGGTTCAGCGTTGACCCCGATTGGTTGCCTCTGGAACGCATTGATCCCCGTTCAAAGCAGTATGAGGGTATTTCCGCGGACCTGCTGCGTATGGTGGCGGATCGCACTGGACTTTCCCTTCAACTGGTGCCCACTGAAAAGTGGAGTGAATCGGTTGAGCTGGTCCGTAATGGCAAAACAGACATGCTTGCCGCAGCCAGTGAAACAGCGGAACGCAAACAGTTTTTGAATTTTTCCAATCCTTATATCAATCTTTCCGAAGTTGTAGTGGTCAAGCAGGATATGCCTTTTATTTCCAGTGTGGAGGATCTGGCCGGGATGCGGGTCGGGGTCAGCGCAGGCAATGCTGCCCACAAATATCTGGAAGCCAATTACCCGCAATTGAATCTGATTCCTGTTTCCGGCGCTTTGAACGGATTGAAAATGGTGGCTAAGGGACAGGCCGATGCTTATGTGGGTACCCTTGAAGTGCTTGGGTATCTGATCAACCAGAATGGTTTGTACAATCTTAAAGTGGCCCTGCAGCTTCCCATTACCCGTCAGCTTCGATTTGCATTGCGCAAGCAGATGTCTCCATACCTGCTGTCAATCCTCAATAAAGGGATCAGTTCCATTACCGAAAGGGAGTCCGAAGCAGTTATCCGTAAGTGGATCAGCCTGCGGGTGGAGAGTGGAATCAATTTGTGGATGGTGGCTAAAATTGTTCTCGGTATAGGAAGTGTGGCCGGGATTATTCTGTTTGTCGTTGTCCGGGCCAACAGGCGGCTGGCCGGGGAAGTGCTGATGCGTAAGGAAGCCGAGCAGGAAATGCTTAAAGCGCGTGACAAAGCAGAAGAGGCCACGCGGGCAAAAAGTGATTTTCTGGCCCGCATGAGCCATGAGATCCGGACGCCCATGAACGCCATTATCGGTATGAGCCATCTGGTTCTGCAGACAGAACTCACTGCCAAGCAGCATGATTATCTTACAAAAATACGCTCCGGGGCGAATAGCCTGCTTGGTATCATCAACGATATCCTTGATTTTTCCAAAATCGAGGCCGGAAAGATGGAGATGGAGAATATTCCTTTCCGTCTGGATGAAACCATGGATAATCTTGCCAATGTAGTTGCGGTTAAAGCTGAAGAAAAAGGGTTGGAAGTGCTTTTCCATGTCTGCCCAGATGTACCCAACTATCTGGTCGGTGACCCTCTGCGTCTGGGGCAGGTGCTCATAAATCTTGCCAACAATGCCACCAAATTCACAGATGAGGGCGATATTGTCATTTCCGTGGAAAAGCAGGCTGAGACTGATGAGCATGTGACCCTGTTCTTTTCTGTTACTGATTCAGGTATCGGAATGACTGAAGAGCAGATAGGCCGGCTTTTCAAATCTTTTTCTCAGGCGGACGGATCGACAACCCGAAAGTACGGCGGTACCGGGTTGGGGTTGGCTATCTGCAAGCGGATTGTGGAAATGATGGGCGGTAATATCCGGGTGGAGAGTCGGCCCGGACAGGGGGCAACTTTTTCATTTACCGTCGTACTGGGTAAAGGAGAGGTGGTTTCGGCCGGTTATATCCCTGCCGCAGACCTGCGCGGCCTGCGGGCCTTGGTAGTGGATGATAACCCCACGGCGCAGACAATCCTGTCTGAGGCTTTGGAAAGCATGAGTTTCAAAGTTGATACTGCCTCTTCCGGTCAGGAAGGCGTGGATATTCTCAAGCGGGCTTCCGAAGAAGGCGAACCGTACGAACTTGTTCTTCTGGACTGGAAAATGCCCGGTCTGGACGGCATAGAAACAGCCCGGTTGATTGAAAAAAAATGTGGTCATAAGTTACCTAAAATTTTAATGGTCACCGCCTATGGCCGGGAAGAGATTATGCAGCAGGCCGAAGAGGCCGGGCTGGAAGCTTTCCTCATTAAGCCGGTAAACCAGTCCGTCCTGTTCGATACCATCATGGGAGTTTTCGGCCATGATGTAGAGCGGAAAACAAAGAGGGCACTGCTTTTTTCCAAGGAACCTGAAGGATTGAATGAAATACGCGGGGCAAAGGTTCTGCTGGCGGAAGACAATGAAATAAACCAGCAGATAGCTGTTGAACTGCTTGAGAAAGCAGGCATGGTTGTTGATGTTGTCGACAATGGCCGGGAAGCAGTGCAAAGTGTCTTGGGAAATAATTATGATCTGGTTTTCATGGACATTCAGATGCCGGAGCTGGACGGTCTTTCCGCAACCACGGAAATCAGGGAGATGGGTATTAGTGCTGATGAGCTGGCAATTGTCGCCATGACCGCCCATGCCATGACCGGTGACCGGGACAAGAGTCTGGAAGCCGGGATGAACGATCATATAACCAAACCGATCGATCCTGATCTACTTATAGCTACCCTTGTAAAATGGATAACTCCCGGTGAGCGGCAATTTCCTGATGGATATGTTTCCAGCACTGAGCTCAAGGAGCGGGAGCTTGTCGAAAGCAGTCTGCCTCTTGAAGGGGTTCCGGGAATCAGTGTGAAGTCCGGTCTGGTCAAGGTTTCCGGTAACCGTGAATTATACAAAAAACTGCTTACACAGTTTCGTGCCAAGTATCTCGGGGCAGTGGAAGACATTCGCGAGCAGTTGCGCTCAGGTGATGTTGAAACCGCAACCCGCACCGCTCATACAGTAAAAGGGGTGGCTGCAAATCTCGGTGCGGATGATCTTTCACTTTCAGCCGGGGAAGTCGAGCGAGCTTTCAGGGCCGGTAGGACCGAACAGGATGATTTATTAATGGACATGTCTGCCCGGATGGATATTGTTGCCGAAGCATTGGATAAACTCTTGCCTGAACCGGATGGCAACGCTGCCTCAGGTGAATCATGGCAGGGTTCTTTTGAAGCCGAAGGTAATTTCCCGGATGTAGGGGAATTACAGGAAAAGCTGGAGCAGTTTGTTGTTCTGGTCGATGAAAATGTCGCTCAGGCCATGGAGCTTGCCGGAGAGCTTGAAAAGATGGTCAGCGGGACGGATATGCTGGATTCGGTCCGGAAAATGGTTCAGGCTATGGATGATTTCGAAACGGATGAGGCCCGTGATGAAGCACGGGCTATTCTTGATTCGCTTGGCGATAAGCAGGTTTAA